The following is a genomic window from Nicotiana tabacum cultivar K326 chromosome 3, ASM71507v2, whole genome shotgun sequence.
ATATAAGGAAAGAGTTGCCGGAAAAAAATCAATATGAAAAATAATTGGACATCTTACTTTCTTATAGACTGTTCTCAACTTATCCCAATGCTTCTCTTCCCTTTTACCCCACATCTTCAGCTATCCCCATCCTTTTGTTGCTTTTCGACATAACGAACTTTAACTTTTCCATGCTATATATATTAATCTTATGGCAAACTATAGTACTCCATGAAAGCGCATTccaacaacagaatacaattgcATACTATTTGTAGTTTCTGTTTACATAATACCAGAGAAACAATCCAGTATCCTTGTTCAGCTGATCCACAAATGGGCATTCAAGACCAAAGCGCGAAGTAGGAGTTGCAGAGTTATGGGTGGTGATGGTGCAACCAGCTGCGGTAGCAGTTTTTTGAAGGGTTTCTTGAGAGCTGTTCTTTTACTTAGTTTTCTATGTTGTGTATCTGCTGAGATTTTAGTGAAACAAAGAGCCAAAACTGTCACCAAAGCAGTTACAGGGACAACAAGCAATAATTTAGATGTTGGGAGGACAACAACACAAACTGAAAGGCATTTTCTTCCAAGGAATACCAATCTCAATTATGTCAGCAAAAGAAGAGTATGGAGCGAAGCTGATCCCATACACAACAGGTATTTTAATGTTTAACATTCCAACTTCAATACTCATGAGCAAGAGTCTTGAACACGCATATACTTCTATAGGTAACAAGTTAGTGTTTTTATACTCCATATTTATAAATGGTTTTCAGGGAAGCTGGAAAGTACATGGAAACACGCATTCGTGCTTGAGCTTAGGGGCAAAGTAAGAGGCTGGACAACAATGACGAAACCAGAAATTTCcgcaagggtgttcaaacttgaaagaagtgaaaacaATTCCCCCAAAAGGGTGTTCAGTTTTGGGTGTTCAGTATATGTTATACACCTCTAACACCAAATATACTTATTTATATACatagtgtaatttttcgacgaagggtggtcaattgaccatCTTTCGGATAATGTAGCTTCGCCGCTGCTTGACAACTACTATTGCAAAGAGTTTCGCCAATCAACAAGATTTTTTTTGCTTGGAAACTCATTGTGCATTGCACATCTTGAGTACTAAGCACCATCTGTTTGTAGAGAAGCAAATTACAATCAAGTGAATGAAAATTTCAGCTACCAAATCAAATTCAAGAGGGCAAATAGCCTTTGAAACGCCCAATTGATTTCCAGTTTATCCAAAATCATTTCGGATAAGAAACACAACATCCGCATTAGGAACTAAAGATACTAATCAACAATGTCATTCAAGACTAATCAGAAGGGTTAATTGCCAATAACCTTGCCTAGGTTGCATCCCCATTGGATAAATTAATATCAATGTAAAGGCAGATATTTTACCAAACCAATCCATTCTGGAATATAGCATGGCCTGTATAGGCATTGCATCACTTTCCTTACTTTCACATATCTGTCAGGATTTTATGCTTTTTCGCTTactaaaggggaaaagaagaatcCTCTTTTCATCAAACCTCCAAAAAGCAAACATGCAGAAATTATCAAATAGCGTCAACCTAGAGCAATCATCGACAAATTTTGAAGCTAAGGCAGCATAATCTTTACTCTTGTTTGGCTTAAGATTCACATCTGAAAAAAGGAATTTAGATATTTTATAATTTGATATACAAACAATAAACGATTGCAAGGGACCCGCTGAATATATGAAGAACAAAGGGGAATGCTCTGACCTTAAAAGGCCAATGCTCAGGTCAGTTGCAAAAATCTAAGTTAGTCGTATTACAGATTTCGAGCAACTATGTGACAGGTTTTGCTCAGTGTCTTGTTAATGCATAACTATCAGCTAAGGGAAGACAGAACATAAGAAACCAATAACACTTGCTATCTCTACAATAAATTTCAAGCAGAAGACATACAAAATAATTTGTCATTTCACAGTATAATACAGCAATATTCGTGGTAGTCCTTTACAGAACCATATGTATCGTTCCTGATTCCACTTGCACCTAAGGGAAGTGAAGAACTTACCGTAGGATATAGTTGTGTTCACCAGATGTGAAACATTTCGTAATGCTTTTCCGTTCATGCATCAAATGGAACTGCTGATATCTTGTTTGTTAAATAGTAAAGGAAAATCGTCAAACTGTTCAGAGAAACCTCGTTCCTCAGCCATGGTCTTTAGCGATTCATAAACTTGATACATAGACCACCTATCCTTGGGCCGAGAAATTACACAATTGCCAGCAATTTTTAGGAATTGCGCAATCTCTTCATCATGGCCTTTCCCACATATGTGCTTATCAATTGCATCTTTAATCCGATCAGAAACAGAGAGCTGATTTACCCAGTCGACCAAATTTCCCTTAAAACCTTCGTCAGCAGCAGTGATTTCTAGAGGTCTTTTCCCCGTAGCCAACTCCAAAAGCACAACTCCGAAGCTGTAAGCGTCCCCTTTCAGTGAAGCCACCATTGTACTTGAATACTCTGGAGCAACATAGCCAAATTCACCCAACTCTACATTCATAAAACTAGTCTCTTTTGCGTCTGAAGGTGTCATCAGCCTCGCCAATCCAAAATCCATTATTCTAGCATCAAAATCTTCATCAAGAAAAATAACGTTAGAACATATGTTTTGGTGCAAGATTGGCGGGTTGCAACCATGATGTAGCAAAGCAAGGCCTCTCGCAGCTCCCAAACCAATCCTAAACCTAGTCGGCCAATCCAACACGCTTGCATTCCCATTCAAGAATGAATACAAAGTACCATTTGAAAGGTGCTTATAAACCAAGAGTTTTTCTTCTTCAACAACACAAAACCCCAAAAGTGGCACCAAATTAGGATGCCTAACCTGTCCTAACCTATTCATCTCCATCCGAAACTGCTTCTCACTCAGCTTGCAAGTCTTAAGCCGTTTAATAGCAAGCGCAGAACTATCACGTAAAACAGCTCTAAATGTAGTCCCTGTCCTAGTCGAGTTTATCACACTTTCCATACTAAAATTATTCGTGGCAACCAACAAATCCGCTAACTTAACCTTCACAAGCGGTTTCTGAAACAACATAACTTGAGTAAGCCTATGAGCCCTCAACTTCTCAGCCCACCTATCCGAATCATCTCTCCCTAACCCATAACCcgtcttcctcctcttcttcccCGCCTTCGTAAAACACCAATACCAACCCCCAAATCCCAACAACATAGAAGCAGCAGCACCACCAAAAACACCAGCAACAATAATAATAGCTAAATTTTTCTTACTTAATCCATCACATTTCCCTAAAGGTCCACCACAAAGTCCATCATTACCTCCGAAATCAAACGAATCAGCCGAATCGAAAGCCGCTGGAATCCTACCAGAAAGATCATTGTTTGCTACAGAAAATGTCTTAAGCCTACTTAAACTAGAAAACTGGGGTGGTATATTCCCACTAAGCTTATTATCATTAAGCATCAATTTATTCAAGTATGAACAACTAACAAGATCAGCTGGAATAGAACCAGTAAATTCATTGTTTGA
Proteins encoded in this region:
- the LOC107759130 gene encoding inactive LRR receptor-like serine/threonine-protein kinase BIR2 isoform X1 yields the protein MILFRLFMLILLFLVFQPLHSAVAEDDIKCLQGVKNSLTDPKGNLKSWNFANSTVGFICKFVGASCWNDRENRLITLQLRDMNLGGSKIPDSLQYCKSLQNLDLSGNRLSGSIPCDICTWLPFLVTLDLSNNEFTGSIPADLVSCSYLNKLMLNDNKLSGNIPPQFSSLSRLKTFSVANNDLSGRIPAAFDSADSFDFGGNDGLCGGPLGKCDGLSKKNLAIIIVAGVFGGAAASMLLGFGGWYWCFTKAGKKRRKTGYGLGRDDSDRWAEKLRAHRLTQVMLFQKPLVKVKLADLLVATNNFSMESVINSTRTGTTFRAVLRDSSALAIKRLKTCKLSEKQFRMEMNRLGQVRHPNLVPLLGFCVVEEEKLLVYKHLSNGTLYSFLNGNASVLDWPTRFRIGLGAARGLALLHHGCNPPILHQNICSNVIFLDEDFDARIMDFGLARLMTPSDAKETSFMNVELGEFGYVAPEYSSTMVASLKGDAYSFGVVLLELATGKRPLEITAADEGFKGNLVDWVNQLSVSDRIKDAIDKHICGKGHDEEIAQFLKIAGNCVISRPKDRWSMYQVYESLKTMAEERGFSEQFDDFPLLFNKQDISSSI
- the LOC107759130 gene encoding inactive LRR receptor-like serine/threonine-protein kinase BIR2 isoform X2 yields the protein MNLGGSKIPDSLQYCKSLQNLDLSGNRLSGSIPCDICTWLPFLVTLDLSNNEFTGSIPADLVSCSYLNKLMLNDNKLSGNIPPQFSSLSRLKTFSVANNDLSGRIPAAFDSADSFDFGGNDGLCGGPLGKCDGLSKKNLAIIIVAGVFGGAAASMLLGFGGWYWCFTKAGKKRRKTGYGLGRDDSDRWAEKLRAHRLTQVMLFQKPLVKVKLADLLVATNNFSMESVINSTRTGTTFRAVLRDSSALAIKRLKTCKLSEKQFRMEMNRLGQVRHPNLVPLLGFCVVEEEKLLVYKHLSNGTLYSFLNGNASVLDWPTRFRIGLGAARGLALLHHGCNPPILHQNICSNVIFLDEDFDARIMDFGLARLMTPSDAKETSFMNVELGEFGYVAPEYSSTMVASLKGDAYSFGVVLLELATGKRPLEITAADEGFKGNLVDWVNQLSVSDRIKDAIDKHICGKGHDEEIAQFLKIAGNCVISRPKDRWSMYQVYESLKTMAEERGFSEQFDDFPLLFNKQDISSSI